In a genomic window of Agarivorans albus:
- a CDS encoding chaperone NapD, with amino-acid sequence MNEEYHISSAVVLCQPDRIKEVIDQISDLEGLEVHGFNPEGKIVVSIESQTRNNIVTTLEDIGKLEAVLSSNLVFHQFESANEEVS; translated from the coding sequence ATGAACGAAGAGTACCATATTAGTAGTGCGGTGGTGTTGTGCCAACCAGACCGTATTAAAGAAGTCATCGATCAAATTAGCGACCTGGAAGGACTAGAAGTACATGGTTTTAACCCCGAGGGGAAAATCGTTGTTTCTATAGAAAGCCAGACGCGCAATAACATAGTAACCACCCTAGAAGACATCGGAAAATTGGAAGCGGTACTAAGCAGCAACCTAGTATTTCACCAATTTGAATCAGCTAATGAGGAAGTATCATGA
- the napF gene encoding ferredoxin-type protein NapF, whose protein sequence is MSVDLSKRRMFSTNKALRSKQHHSLPWLQQSIEAGCTQCGECVKACPEQIIVKGNGGFPAVDFTKGECTFCYDCATSCPESLFHPKQQPAWSNSVDVNASKCLAQNGVYCRTCSDTCEQRAISIKPLLAGKAEVQINSEHCNSCGACISVCPSQAIEIKEVG, encoded by the coding sequence ATGTCTGTAGACCTGTCTAAACGTCGTATGTTTAGTACTAACAAAGCGCTTCGCAGTAAACAACATCACTCTCTACCTTGGTTACAACAGTCTATTGAAGCTGGCTGTACTCAATGTGGAGAATGCGTCAAAGCATGCCCTGAACAGATTATTGTTAAGGGTAATGGCGGTTTTCCAGCAGTTGATTTCACCAAAGGTGAGTGCACATTTTGTTACGACTGTGCAACGTCTTGCCCCGAGTCTTTGTTTCACCCGAAGCAGCAACCTGCTTGGTCTAATTCTGTTGACGTTAATGCCTCTAAGTGTCTGGCACAAAACGGTGTTTATTGCCGAACGTGTAGCGACACCTGTGAGCAAAGGGCCATTAGCATTAAGCCATTACTAGCGGGAAAAGCAGAGGTACAAATTAATTCTGAGCACTGCAACAGTTGCGGGGCTTGTATTTCAGTATGTCCAAGCCAAGCCATTGAAATAAAGGAAGTTGGATGA
- the moaA gene encoding GTP 3',8-cyclase MoaA has product MLSDSFSRKFFYLRLSLTDECNFKCNYCLPDGYHCETPHNNLNLSEIAQLAECFAKLGTNKIRLTGGEPSLRKDLVEIMEVCANTAGIQQLAMTTNGFKLANNAKRWRDAGLTHVNVSVDSLDSRQFELITGTKTFTKVMAGIDAALEQDFTAVKLNAVLIKQMAQQNFRKYLEWIKDRPVEVRFIELMQMGDQPDYFHKHHVAGSGFKQLLLNEGWEQQIRAHNAGPAQVFQHPDYAGKIGLIMPYSKDFCATCNRLRVSSQGKLHLCLFGEEGVELRDLLQNPSQIDVLSKRIEDALQTKKVSHFLHDGNTGATPHLASIGG; this is encoded by the coding sequence ATGTTATCGGATTCATTTTCCCGAAAATTTTTCTATTTGCGTTTGTCGCTTACCGACGAATGTAACTTCAAATGTAACTATTGCTTACCTGATGGTTATCATTGCGAAACGCCCCATAATAATCTCAATTTATCTGAGATAGCTCAGCTTGCTGAATGCTTCGCTAAATTAGGCACAAACAAAATTCGTCTTACCGGCGGAGAGCCAAGCCTAAGAAAAGATTTAGTCGAGATTATGGAAGTATGCGCAAATACTGCCGGCATTCAGCAACTTGCGATGACTACCAACGGCTTTAAACTGGCGAATAACGCTAAGCGCTGGCGTGATGCTGGGCTTACTCATGTAAATGTAAGTGTTGATAGCTTAGATTCACGTCAGTTTGAGTTGATCACTGGTACCAAAACTTTCACTAAAGTGATGGCCGGAATTGATGCAGCACTAGAGCAAGACTTTACTGCGGTAAAACTCAATGCTGTGCTCATAAAGCAGATGGCCCAGCAAAACTTTCGAAAGTATTTGGAGTGGATTAAAGACCGCCCGGTTGAAGTCCGTTTCATTGAGTTAATGCAAATGGGTGATCAGCCCGATTATTTCCACAAACATCATGTTGCTGGCTCTGGATTTAAACAACTGCTACTCAACGAAGGTTGGGAGCAGCAAATTCGAGCTCATAACGCTGGGCCTGCTCAAGTCTTTCAGCACCCTGATTACGCCGGCAAAATTGGCCTTATCATGCCGTATTCCAAAGATTTTTGTGCTACCTGTAATCGCCTACGCGTTTCTTCACAAGGCAAACTACATTTATGCTTGTTTGGTGAAGAGGGGGTAGAGCTGCGCGATTTGCTGCAAAACCCTTCTCAAATAGACGTATTAAGCAAGCGTATTGAAGACGCATTACAAACCAAAAAAGTTAGTCATTTCCTCCACGACGGTAATACCGGCGCTACTCCACATCTCGCATCAATAGGCGGATAA
- a CDS encoding type IV pili methyl-accepting chemotaxis transducer N-terminal domain-containing protein: MKRFFGKRSIGTAVIRLLSVMMFLFALVAIGSLTTLVNSLNDAEAINIAGSLRMQSYRMAHALNVYDKEVERKIQQFETSLNSDALTKAAEQDDAINQRYQKVKQRWVQLKPFVIEKNIDEFDRQIVGFVDLIDEFVAETQYNSEAKVFSLTLLQLIAFAIITFIAVYTLWYIQKNISKPIYRLVEAAKQVQQGDFKISVPTRYASIEMETLAKGIMSMSQDLDHSYQTLENQVKAKTKELRRANRDLNFLYNLEQTLFNSTLNEEHLEQSLKLLCETLGIKGAKLYIDKLDIEVELHQQNVQFEEPISLQLNQEQYGSLQLPLVPEDRAAIVTSYCRTITKVLRFEQSLLQKQKLLLMEERATIARELHDSLAQSLSYLKIQTSLLQRQLKQSPCDCQQSFEISEEIQSVLSAAYIQLRELLSTFRLTIKNALLVESLQVLVDELNTQHSQVIELETNISNDMVEADKQIHIIQIVREAIINALKHADCDKIWVKCIGDSELISVEIADNGLQGGKLKQVNDHYGLQIMQERAQRLDGDIRFEQSLSGGVSVKLTFPRKSN; encoded by the coding sequence TTGAAACGTTTTTTTGGCAAACGCTCCATAGGCACAGCGGTAATCCGCTTGTTAAGTGTGATGATGTTCCTTTTTGCCTTAGTAGCAATTGGTTCGTTAACCACCTTGGTGAACAGCCTAAATGATGCAGAAGCGATAAATATAGCTGGCTCTTTGCGTATGCAAAGTTACCGAATGGCACATGCTTTAAATGTTTACGACAAAGAAGTAGAACGTAAAATTCAACAATTTGAAACCTCGTTAAACAGTGATGCTTTAACTAAAGCCGCCGAGCAAGATGATGCAATTAACCAGCGCTACCAAAAAGTTAAACAACGCTGGGTACAACTAAAACCCTTTGTGATAGAAAAGAACATTGATGAATTTGACCGCCAAATTGTGGGATTTGTCGACCTAATCGACGAATTTGTTGCAGAAACCCAATATAACTCCGAAGCCAAAGTATTCTCACTAACCCTGCTTCAATTAATTGCCTTTGCCATCATCACATTTATTGCCGTTTACACGCTTTGGTACATTCAAAAGAATATTTCCAAACCCATTTATCGATTAGTAGAAGCAGCCAAGCAAGTGCAACAAGGTGACTTTAAAATCTCTGTGCCAACCCGCTACGCCAGCATCGAAATGGAAACCTTGGCAAAAGGCATTATGTCTATGTCACAAGATTTGGATCACTCATACCAAACACTTGAAAATCAAGTTAAAGCCAAAACTAAAGAGCTTCGCCGCGCTAACCGCGATTTAAACTTCTTGTACAACCTAGAGCAAACGCTATTTAACAGTACTTTAAATGAGGAACACCTAGAGCAATCACTTAAGCTGCTCTGCGAAACCTTAGGTATTAAGGGTGCCAAGCTGTACATCGATAAATTGGACATTGAGGTTGAATTACACCAACAAAATGTTCAGTTTGAAGAGCCAATATCCTTGCAGCTCAATCAAGAACAATATGGCTCTCTGCAGCTGCCGTTAGTGCCCGAAGATAGAGCTGCCATTGTTACAAGTTACTGCCGCACTATCACTAAAGTGCTGCGTTTCGAACAGAGCTTATTACAAAAGCAAAAACTGTTGTTAATGGAAGAGCGCGCTACGATTGCTCGCGAGTTACACGATTCTTTAGCACAGTCTTTATCTTACTTAAAAATTCAAACTAGCCTGTTACAAAGGCAACTTAAGCAAAGCCCTTGCGATTGCCAACAAAGCTTTGAAATTAGCGAAGAAATACAATCAGTATTAAGCGCCGCCTACATCCAGTTACGAGAGTTGCTATCCACCTTCAGATTAACCATTAAAAACGCCCTATTGGTTGAATCACTTCAAGTGTTGGTAGACGAATTAAATACCCAGCACTCTCAAGTAATAGAGCTTGAGACCAATATATCCAACGATATGGTGGAAGCAGATAAGCAAATTCACATAATACAAATTGTTCGAGAAGCGATCATAAACGCTCTAAAACATGCTGACTGTGATAAAATTTGGGTTAAATGTATTGGTGACTCTGAGCTTATTTCTGTTGAAATAGCGGATAATGGCTTACAGGGTGGCAAACTAAAACAAGTTAATGACCATTACGGACTGCAGATTATGCAAGAACGAGCTCAGCGACTAGATGGAGATATTCGCTTTGAGCAATCGTTGTCCGGTGGTGTTTCGGTAAAACTAACCTTTCCTAGAAAGAGTAATTAA
- the narL gene encoding two-component system response regulator NarL, translated as MSDPINILVVDDHPLMRKGIVQFLSIEPEFNVVAEAGSGAQAVELCSELEPDVVLLDLNMKGLSGLDTLKLLREKQVSSTIIILTVSDSKQDVIKLINAGADGYLLKDMEPEQLHEQLKQAAAGKQVLSEELVPFLSCLHETDEFAEKLGTVTKRELQTLNEIAKGASNREVASTLKITEGTVKVHVKSLLRKLNAKSRVELTVMYLEHIA; from the coding sequence ATGAGCGACCCAATCAACATTCTTGTTGTAGATGACCACCCTTTAATGCGTAAAGGCATTGTGCAGTTTTTAAGCATTGAACCTGAGTTTAACGTAGTTGCTGAAGCTGGCAGTGGTGCTCAAGCTGTGGAGCTTTGTAGTGAGCTAGAACCCGATGTAGTGCTATTAGACTTAAACATGAAAGGATTATCAGGTTTAGATACATTAAAACTACTTCGTGAGAAACAAGTAAGCTCTACCATCATTATCCTCACCGTATCAGATTCGAAACAAGACGTTATTAAGCTTATTAACGCAGGTGCAGACGGTTACTTGCTTAAAGACATGGAACCAGAGCAGCTGCACGAGCAATTAAAACAGGCAGCCGCGGGCAAACAAGTATTAAGTGAAGAGCTTGTCCCCTTCCTTAGCTGCTTGCACGAAACCGACGAGTTTGCTGAAAAACTAGGAACAGTCACCAAGCGTGAATTACAAACGCTTAACGAAATAGCCAAAGGTGCCAGCAACCGCGAAGTAGCGTCTACTTTAAAAATTACCGAAGGTACGGTTAAAGTTCACGTGAAAAGTCTACTTCGTAAATTGAATGCTAAATCGCGAGTTGAATTAACCGTGATGTATCTTGAACATATAGCGTAA
- a CDS encoding YgiQ family radical SAM protein — MQTAPTLFKPETCVNRQRAAAPFLPMSRKEMKTLGWDSCDIILVTGDAYVDHPSFGMAVIGRMLEAKGFRVGIIAQPEWTSKDAFMKLGKPNLFFGVTAGNMDSMINRYTADRKLRHDDAYTPNNEGGKRPDRAVIVYSQRCKEAYKDVPVVLGGIEASLRRIAHYDYWSDKVRRSVLFDAKAELLIYGNAERPLVEVAHRLSQGEAISELNDVRGTAIIRKEALPGWSGLDSSHLDKPGKIDPIPSPYAEIEESCSTKEAETVDPKEAEQAKPIVVQLEKKRPWENVYINLPAFEQVKVNQVLYAHASRIFHLETNPGCARALAQRHGDRIVWLNPPALPLSTEDMDGVFGLPYQRVPHPSYGKAKIPAYDMIKFSINIMRGCYGGCTFCSITEHEGRIIQSRSEDSIINEIEQIRDQVPGFTGVISDLGGPTANMYRLNCKSPKAEETCRRLSCVYPTICHHMDTDHTPTIDLYRRARKVEGIKKILIASGVRYDLAIEDPRYVKELALHHVGGYLKIAPEHTEEGPLSKMMKPGMGTYHKFKELFDKYSKEAGKKQYLIPYFISAHPGTKDEDMVTLALWLKKNKFRLDQVQNFYPSPLANATTMYHTERNPLHKVSHTSERVSVAKKGRQRRLHKALLRYHDEKNWPIIREGLTNMGLTKLIGGGLHHLVPADSKRGSRGAGNRGYKGAKNSNFAATRFTNKQFKQKR; from the coding sequence ATGCAAACTGCGCCAACTCTATTTAAACCTGAAACTTGCGTGAATCGTCAGCGTGCTGCTGCGCCATTCTTACCTATGTCACGTAAAGAAATGAAAACCTTAGGTTGGGATAGCTGTGACATTATTTTGGTAACCGGTGACGCTTACGTTGATCACCCTAGCTTTGGCATGGCAGTTATTGGCCGTATGTTAGAGGCCAAAGGCTTCAGAGTTGGGATTATTGCTCAGCCGGAGTGGACCAGCAAAGATGCCTTTATGAAACTAGGCAAGCCCAATTTATTTTTTGGGGTAACTGCTGGCAACATGGATTCGATGATCAACCGCTACACAGCAGACAGAAAGCTACGTCATGACGATGCTTATACGCCAAATAATGAAGGGGGTAAACGCCCCGATCGCGCCGTAATTGTATACTCACAACGCTGTAAAGAAGCCTACAAAGATGTGCCAGTGGTACTTGGCGGAATAGAAGCAAGCTTACGCCGTATTGCCCACTATGATTACTGGTCCGATAAAGTGCGTCGTTCGGTACTGTTTGATGCAAAAGCAGAGCTGCTTATCTACGGGAATGCTGAGCGTCCTCTGGTAGAAGTCGCACACCGCCTTAGCCAAGGTGAGGCAATTAGCGAACTAAATGATGTTCGTGGAACGGCGATTATTCGTAAAGAAGCGTTGCCCGGCTGGAGTGGCTTAGATTCAAGCCATCTAGATAAGCCTGGAAAAATTGACCCTATTCCTAGCCCGTATGCCGAAATAGAGGAAAGCTGTTCGACTAAAGAGGCCGAGACAGTTGACCCCAAAGAAGCCGAGCAAGCTAAACCGATTGTTGTGCAATTGGAAAAGAAGCGCCCTTGGGAAAACGTATATATTAATTTGCCGGCGTTTGAGCAAGTTAAAGTTAACCAAGTGCTTTACGCCCATGCTTCCCGGATTTTCCACTTAGAAACTAACCCAGGCTGTGCCCGAGCATTAGCTCAGCGCCATGGTGATAGAATTGTTTGGCTTAACCCACCTGCGTTGCCGTTAAGCACTGAAGATATGGATGGTGTGTTTGGTTTGCCTTACCAGCGTGTGCCGCACCCAAGTTACGGCAAAGCTAAGATCCCTGCCTACGACATGATTAAGTTTTCAATTAACATCATGCGTGGTTGTTATGGTGGTTGTACTTTCTGTTCAATTACCGAGCACGAAGGGCGAATTATTCAAAGTCGCTCAGAAGATTCCATCATCAACGAGATCGAGCAGATCAGAGATCAAGTTCCTGGATTTACAGGCGTTATTTCTGATTTAGGTGGCCCAACGGCCAATATGTATCGACTAAATTGTAAAAGCCCAAAAGCCGAAGAAACTTGTCGCCGCTTGTCTTGTGTTTATCCGACTATTTGTCACCACATGGATACTGACCATACGCCAACCATTGACCTGTATCGTAGGGCGCGAAAGGTGGAAGGGATAAAAAAGATTCTAATTGCTTCTGGTGTGCGTTACGACCTTGCCATTGAAGACCCTCGTTACGTTAAGGAGCTCGCCTTACACCACGTTGGCGGCTACCTAAAAATTGCGCCAGAGCATACTGAGGAAGGCCCATTATCTAAGATGATGAAGCCGGGTATGGGCACTTATCATAAGTTTAAAGAGCTGTTTGATAAATACTCGAAAGAAGCCGGTAAAAAGCAGTACTTGATCCCTTATTTTATCTCGGCGCATCCAGGCACTAAAGATGAAGACATGGTGACACTGGCATTGTGGTTGAAGAAGAATAAGTTTCGATTGGACCAAGTGCAGAACTTCTATCCATCGCCTTTAGCCAACGCAACGACTATGTATCACACCGAGCGAAATCCGCTGCATAAGGTTAGCCATACCAGTGAACGAGTATCGGTAGCCAAGAAAGGGCGTCAACGCCGCTTACATAAGGCCTTGCTTCGTTACCATGATGAGAAGAATTGGCCAATCATCCGCGAAGGCTTAACCAATATGGGCCTTACCAAGTTAATTGGTGGTGGCTTACACCATTTGGTGCCGGCAGACAGTAAGCGGGGAAGTCGTGGGGCAGGAAACCGCGGTTATAAAGGGGCGAAAAACAGTAACTTTGCAGCCACTCGATTCACTAACAAGCAATTTAAGCAAAAGCGTTAA
- a CDS encoding phospholipase D family protein, producing MKKHMELQRPSAHLLLILFVSQLLFACAQRPSDELIQQYKQPSYTIKPGVESENQFKVNQITQYQPGKNGIAVLSDGISAFAARIALIEEAQLSIDAQYYMIKEDMTGAIFLGNLIGAADRGVRVRLLIDDINTSNYDDVLKAMALHDNIEVRVFNPFYDRTFRATNMVGDFERLNSRMHNKSLTIDGLITVVGGRNIGDEYFSAKDDLEFSDIDAIALGPIVDEVNQAFDLYWNNIRSYPIESLNTKQIDIQAQYRRLEQQIFKNSVKSFVVAHLRYAKLIEDKTFRDYLYWCDGRLLVDHPNKDGDFASDVSTNLARVLEQSEQSILLSSPYFVPGEEGTSGLIELAHKGIDVSVITNSLAATDVAAVHSGYKKYRKRLVEGNVFLYEVKPDAKQKQRLAFFGKGASRASLHSKVFVIDEEKLFIGSFNWDPRSINLNTEMGLLLTCPNLAYLVFNAVHDELPFKSYLLELDDKQQLEWVETFREQAETRYDSEPKASAWRKFQAWIVGLLPIEDQL from the coding sequence TTGAAGAAGCATATGGAATTGCAGCGGCCTAGCGCTCACCTACTTTTAATACTTTTTGTAAGCCAACTGCTTTTTGCCTGTGCCCAGCGCCCATCTGACGAGCTAATTCAACAATATAAGCAGCCAAGCTACACCATTAAGCCCGGTGTCGAGTCCGAAAATCAATTCAAAGTAAATCAAATTACCCAATATCAACCAGGTAAAAATGGCATTGCGGTTCTGTCTGATGGCATAAGTGCCTTTGCCGCTAGAATTGCGTTAATTGAAGAAGCGCAACTAAGCATTGATGCGCAGTATTACATGATTAAAGAAGACATGACGGGAGCCATTTTTCTCGGTAACTTAATTGGGGCTGCTGACCGAGGGGTACGGGTTCGCCTGCTAATTGACGACATTAATACCTCCAATTACGACGATGTTCTCAAAGCCATGGCCTTGCATGACAATATCGAAGTAAGGGTCTTCAACCCATTTTACGACCGCACCTTTAGAGCAACAAACATGGTGGGCGACTTTGAGCGTTTAAATAGCCGCATGCACAATAAATCGCTAACTATTGATGGCCTAATTACTGTAGTAGGCGGACGCAATATCGGCGATGAATACTTTAGCGCTAAAGATGATCTAGAGTTCTCTGATATCGATGCCATTGCCTTAGGGCCGATAGTCGATGAAGTAAATCAAGCCTTTGATCTCTATTGGAATAACATTCGAAGCTACCCCATTGAATCCTTAAATACCAAGCAAATAGATATACAAGCTCAATATCGCCGTTTAGAACAACAGATTTTTAAAAACAGTGTTAAGTCCTTTGTAGTTGCTCATTTGCGTTACGCAAAATTAATCGAAGATAAAACCTTTCGCGATTATCTATATTGGTGTGACGGCAGGCTACTAGTTGATCATCCCAATAAAGATGGCGACTTTGCTAGTGACGTATCTACAAATTTAGCCCGTGTACTTGAGCAGTCAGAGCAAAGTATTTTACTTAGTTCTCCTTATTTTGTGCCCGGCGAAGAAGGTACCTCAGGTTTAATAGAACTTGCCCACAAAGGCATAGACGTAAGTGTGATTACCAATTCGCTTGCAGCAACCGATGTTGCAGCCGTTCACTCTGGTTACAAAAAGTATCGCAAACGCTTGGTAGAAGGGAATGTATTTCTTTATGAAGTAAAACCGGATGCAAAGCAAAAACAACGTTTAGCTTTTTTTGGTAAAGGTGCCTCTAGGGCAAGTTTGCATAGCAAAGTTTTTGTAATTGATGAAGAAAAGCTCTTTATTGGCTCTTTTAATTGGGATCCACGCTCTATCAATCTAAATACCGAAATGGGCTTGTTACTCACCTGCCCCAATTTGGCATACCTAGTGTTTAACGCAGTGCATGACGAACTGCCATTTAAAAGCTATTTGCTAGAGCTAGATGACAAGCAACAATTAGAGTGGGTAGAAACGTTTAGGGAGCAAGCTGAAACACGCTACGATAGTGAGCCTAAAGCCAGCGCATGGCGAAAGTTTCAAGCTTGGATAGTTGGTCTTCTACCAATAGAAGACCAACTCTAG
- a CDS encoding FKBP-type peptidyl-prolyl cis-trans isomerase, whose protein sequence is MIIAKDDVAVFEYTVTANGEQLDTSEGKEPLAIIVGHGQLVPGLEQALVGKQVGDKFDADIAAEDAYGERNDNLVQAVPKSMFGDVEVEVGMQFRATTDEGEQSVIIIGMEEDEVIVDGNHPLAGIDLAFSIEVTEVRKATEEELAHGHVHAAGGCGHHH, encoded by the coding sequence ATGATCATTGCAAAAGACGACGTTGCCGTTTTTGAATACACTGTAACCGCTAATGGCGAACAACTTGATACTTCCGAAGGCAAAGAGCCTTTGGCAATTATTGTTGGCCATGGTCAGTTAGTACCTGGCTTAGAGCAAGCGCTAGTTGGCAAGCAGGTTGGCGACAAGTTTGATGCAGACATTGCTGCCGAAGATGCTTATGGCGAGCGTAACGATAACCTTGTTCAAGCTGTGCCAAAGAGTATGTTTGGTGATGTTGAAGTAGAAGTAGGCATGCAGTTTCGCGCTACTACCGACGAAGGTGAGCAATCAGTAATTATTATCGGCATGGAAGAAGACGAAGTAATTGTTGATGGCAACCACCCATTAGCCGGAATCGATTTGGCTTTCTCAATTGAAGTGACCGAAGTTCGTAAAGCGACTGAAGAAGAGTTAGCTCACGGCCATGTTCACGCTGCTGGTGGCTGTGGTCACCATCACTAA
- a CDS encoding L-lactate MFS transporter, with amino-acid sequence MKNRWLIAASAVGLHASIGSVYAFSVFKKPLGQLLESATNNEIAWTFSFAIFFLGLSAAIMGHFVEKNGPRKAGMLAATFFGGGLLIAGFGAYIQNLYLIWLGYGVLGGIGLGIGYITPVSTLVKWFPDRRGLATGLAIMGFGFGAMVAGPVFNFIIETFTVEGNGIAYTWWITGVVYLVIMFASASYLERPPQGWMPDAMKAAVESGEKKVLEDLTQLTANEAVKTGPFYGLWVMMFINISCGIAVIYAASPLAQESIGLSPAEAAGVVGLMSLFNGLGRIAWASLSDVLGRPNTYMIFFLIQIVAFCLLPNITSIILFQVVLYTILTCYGGGFATLPAFIGDLFGTKELSAIHGYVLTAWALAGLAGPQIAAYVKTTTGSYEMTLYIFAGVFVIALIASLLMKSYMTRARAEMDVAAQTAHA; translated from the coding sequence ATGAAAAACCGTTGGCTTATCGCAGCATCGGCCGTTGGGCTACATGCCTCTATCGGCTCGGTATACGCGTTCAGCGTATTTAAGAAACCCCTAGGTCAGCTGTTGGAGTCAGCGACCAACAATGAAATTGCTTGGACCTTCAGCTTTGCGATTTTCTTCCTCGGCTTATCCGCAGCGATTATGGGGCACTTCGTAGAAAAGAATGGTCCGCGCAAAGCCGGTATGCTCGCAGCTACGTTTTTCGGTGGAGGCTTGTTAATTGCGGGTTTTGGCGCCTATATTCAAAACCTTTATCTAATTTGGCTCGGCTATGGTGTGTTAGGCGGTATAGGTTTAGGGATTGGATATATTACTCCCGTATCTACCCTCGTTAAGTGGTTCCCGGATCGTCGTGGTCTTGCCACTGGCTTAGCGATTATGGGCTTTGGCTTTGGCGCTATGGTAGCAGGCCCGGTGTTTAACTTTATTATTGAAACCTTTACCGTTGAGGGCAATGGTATTGCTTACACTTGGTGGATCACCGGAGTTGTATATCTAGTTATCATGTTTGCTTCTGCGTCTTATTTAGAGCGGCCACCACAGGGTTGGATGCCAGATGCAATGAAGGCTGCGGTTGAGTCAGGTGAAAAGAAAGTTTTAGAGGATTTAACCCAACTAACAGCTAACGAAGCGGTTAAAACTGGTCCCTTTTATGGCTTGTGGGTGATGATGTTTATTAACATTTCCTGTGGCATTGCGGTTATTTACGCGGCCTCACCCTTGGCTCAAGAGAGTATTGGATTAAGCCCGGCGGAAGCTGCTGGTGTGGTTGGTCTAATGTCGCTGTTTAATGGACTTGGTCGAATTGCTTGGGCTTCATTATCCGATGTACTTGGTCGCCCAAATACCTATATGATTTTCTTTTTAATTCAGATTGTTGCCTTCTGTTTGCTGCCAAACATTACCAGCATCATTTTGTTCCAGGTTGTTCTATACACTATTCTAACTTGCTACGGAGGCGGCTTTGCAACGCTGCCTGCCTTTATTGGAGATCTATTCGGTACTAAGGAGCTGAGTGCGATTCACGGCTATGTGCTTACCGCGTGGGCGCTGGCTGGTTTGGCTGGCCCACAGATCGCAGCTTACGTTAAAACAACAACTGGCAGCTACGAGATGACGCTTTACATTTTTGCTGGTGTATTTGTTATCGCCCTAATCGCGTCTTTGCTGATGAAGTCTTACATGACCCGCGCGCGTGCTGAAATGGATGTGGCAGCGCAAACGGCTCACGCCTAA